The following is a genomic window from Branchiostoma lanceolatum isolate klBraLanc5 chromosome 10, klBraLanc5.hap2, whole genome shotgun sequence.
TCAGGTTCCCTAATCCTCCCTGTCATCGTGCGCTGGTCCCTGGGACTAACTGTTGCCCCCCACCCAGGGAGCTCAGAAACACTAACTTCTTAGAACAACTGCGGAATATAcatcttttctttcttgttacttTTCACACCTGACAATCGTTTATTCAGTCATGCCACATTGTCAGTTTATAATTCAAGCTCAAACTTGAGTTCCACtaacctgggtgccatccgagaTTACTAATACTATACCGGGGCTCCTGTGTTggctaccctgaaaaaaattagggtagcgagtgtaggagcctcgGTAGTAATagtatggcacccaggctatagctAGAGCTCCACGGCCCCATATCAATTATTCAAGTTTTCAGCTTCAAAAAACAagccaaaaaacaaacaaacattctaTCAAAGACAACCAAATCATCCCATTACTACAAGTATACAgtagatgcacctgtttgttgaaaattatcaaAAGAAGTTTTTATGTAAGTTGTTATGTACTTGTGtcattcatgaaaaatcataaacattGAAGATAAAAATACTGAAGACAAAAACCGAATAACAAAGTTTAATCTTCATGACCTTGTGAATGAACATTTTAAATATCTGTACTTTGTTAATTGCAAAACGATTAAATTACAGACATTGCATTACCCTGATGAAATTTAATTGCCAGGAAAGTACTCAAAAGGTTCAAATTGGAAGGGTGCGAAATTATGGTCCCAGACATTACATCACCATAACCAGAATGATATTAAatgtgaaaaacatgaaaaactacagaaaacacaaaactgCTCAACTCAACATGGATAAGTTTacacatttacaaatgtatttttttccatttctataACTTATGTCATATTCCTTATAACTTTAATATTCCATCATATCATCACCCAATAATTGATtctccagcttttttttttacctggaaAGTTCATATTAAACAATTGAACATAGAGTATCATCAAACATAACAATTCAGAACATTGTACCTAAGACTTTATTCATGTCTAAGTTTTATATTTTTTGATGTTTCAAGATATGATTAAGGATAGATGAAATAGCACCTCTTTCATACAACAGAATTGGATAAcccctacctacatgtactagtatgattTTAAGTATAAAAAGAACCCTCTTTTCTAACCTTGCCTTGGGTATTCACAAGCCAAAATATCACCCTACTATCCAACATGCATGATGTGTACTACACTTAATCAGCCTTATTTGTAGTAATAAATTTCACCATACAATAATTGAGATGGTAATTTATACATTGTTGCATTCTCCTAGTCCCGAGGGCTCCATCAATGCCTTGGTGATCTCCCCCTTCTTCAGCATTTCGATTGCATCCTGGTAGTCATCCATGGAGAACACTTTTACACCAAGCTGTTCGAAGCTGAGGTAGTCGGCAGCCATGTTGTTGACAAGACCAATGGCCTTGGGGAAACAGAAAGGGTTGATTCTAGAGGTCAGGATGGTGATTTCCTTCATCCAGGCATCGTGTGGGTTGAAACTCAACTGTTTGTCGGCTGGGCAACACCCAAATATCAGCAACTTTCCTGGAGGAGGGGGAAAAGTCTTGTTGATTAGTATGAAAGATGTAAACACCATTTTCTGAGGTGGTGGCAATATTGTTCGAAAAGTGTGAACTTTGCTCCATTAAGGTTTGAACTAAATCTCAAGGAGGTCACAGTCCTTACATATACCtaagtatacatgtagcactcAGCGTCCTGAATTCCAATGGTGAGATTTGAACCCCCAACCCTCCGATCCTAGACTACGGAATGAGCCTATGGCCATAGACACAGACACTGATCGCCACCTGAAACTCTGGATATTGCTTCTGAATCAGTATATACCAAGGAAAACATTGATTTGAAATTCATGTCTGACCTCCATGCCTCAGCAAAGGAATTGCTTGCTGTGTCGCCATGGGAACCCCGCTGGTGTCAACAATCACATCAAACCCAACGTCTTCAGCATCCTTCTGTAAGTGACAACAAGATCATAAACAAGATAATGTGAAACAAGGTGTTCAGAATCAGAGTATGAATGTCTTATCTACGCAAAATAGTGATGAAGTATAACTTcttcttttctatttcttttttttatgtatCATTTCTTTGAAAATTCAATTATCAGTACAAATTGAAGCAAaaggaagtacattgtacaaaagcaatgtacatgtattgtcttaACCATCACAGTATCAAGTTACCTCTGTACTTAAACTTTTCAGCTCAGTAGGTGAGACTCCTTTGCAGCCCTTTCCGATATTTGACACGGTTTTCCTGCGCAGCTCAGATGGCTCGCTTACCGTCACATCAGGAAACCCACGATGCTGGAATAAGGCCGCAAATAGCATTCCAATAATACCTGGAATGGAAGTCTTTAACCTTTAAAATACTCTAAGAACAATTAAgaacaatactataccatttttttaggctcgcccctgaggcgtcgccaaaaactacatgtatttaactCTACAGCATGAATTGTTGGAACTGATGGGACAAAAAGGTTACTAGTTTCACTCTTGTCTGGGTATTTTCATTAGACACTTGACAGAAAAAATAAAAGCATGTTTAACGGGCACAATTGGGTTAGAAAATTATAGAAAATGAAGTTCTTCCAAATAATGCtatgtttcttttttgtgtggtgCTAGGAGGTttgatttttttagattttccattttgaagaagaaaacaattATGTAAGTTGATTACGttataaaagaacccatcacacttagaGTTGATGTTTAGGAAACATGAATCTCTCACCAGCGCCCAGAATCAGAATGCGTGTCTCCGGCAGTAGTGGGCTGATCCTCTCGTAACCATGGATCACACATGAGTACGGCTCACACAGGACGGCCTGCTGTATGGACATGTCATCTGGTATGCGAAACACCTGCAGGAAAATTAATGGCATCTGGTCATTTCTAGACAAGGAATTTATCAAACTTTGAGGTCTATCTTGTAATCTTGGGAGGGGTGaccaattttcttttttcaaattggAAAAATAGGAGAAGcgattccgagaaccaacaaatgaaattggtgtggccttaaaggggcatattgtagaatctggtgggtaaaaactacaaatagtaagaatttgaaagatctacactaagattcacatttgtaacttatttgttacttatttccaacatattcccgtcattttgtcacatttccaccattgataaacgacgaaaaacgaaaaacgtgtaaaatctggttcatctaCATAtaaacttgcgtcccgcaagttaatatgcaaataagccagcatagaacgctacgaaaaatccgaatcgaccgttatggtcagagttcgagcgtcacaggaaaatcaccacaagtaaacaaacttcagaacgtcgggcgttcaatcgcgtgttcggtggttcgtcggaatgttggacaagatggcggccaatttcaagcggcggtggggattgcgtatataatttttttcaagacgttcgcacgacactacaaagtcgcatccgtacgtgatgaatattgctgtgcagtgtaataaggtagattcaactaatgatgtagaaagataatcaaaaacaaagaatttcgttttatgctcatgtcacaatatgcccctttaacaaCACAAATTACAGTGATCAGAATCTGATGTATGAACAATCTGATGGTGATAACTGACTGTATTTCTGCCCTTCTACAGCACAAATTTAGTTATCAGAACTGACATTCaataaaagttttattttttttaagacAATGGGGTAAAAACAATACCAGTAAACAATGGACACCCTGCAAGTGATGGTATGGAATGGAGTTGAACTTCAAACAGGTTTTGTTcttagtacaatgctaaactttcttcgaTCAATTTTAATGGTATTCACAAATCAAATTtccaacgaccactgtcgcctttttcaggatcaataatgaccaatcacttccgaacgtaaacttGGGAGAGTTAGAGACACGTGACTTGACAGGAATTGGTCAAACGTTCCAGGAAGTTTTGTTCTTGAGAACTCACCTGGTCAGCCGGCACCATACAGAATTCAGCCATGGCGCCGTCCCAGAATATCCCCAGGTCGCGGATGTTTTTGGCGCTCTTGCCCGTGGTGCAGAAGTGGGGCTGACCGCGGATACAGAACCTGCACCCGTTACAGTTCCCGTTTGGGTTGACGCAGACTCTGTCACCTACCTGGAGGGACGAGACCATGGTTCCCACGGCATGGACGGTCCCGGCAAACTCATGGCCTTTAAAGTGGAAAGAAACATTGATTCAGTCATAAAATAGGAACATTGAAACAATATCTATACATAATGCCACGGTCACATTTGCCAGGGTGGATGGGCCCCAAAGCcgcaaatttgtcccggtggactgtcaGATAGCAGaagggtatacatgtacatgtacatacctctcggtgttctcacaaTTAGCTTACAGCCTCTATTTGTTAATGGGTCCTGGGATGACCTTAACTCCAAGTTAAAAAGTCCCAGGGCCTGGCTGGCTGTGCCCAAAAATAGCTTGGTAGCCAGAGGGTGTCCCACTGGGCCACGTATACGTAGGGGTTACACCCGAAAGTGCAGTGTATAGGGATCTTTGAAAGTGAAGTTTTTTGAAACCAACACCGTAAAAATTCCCGCTTTTCAACCTGAGCGGAACAGGCAATGCTCAGCACTCAAGCACAGTAGAGATATACCAGGGAGCACCCTAAAGTATGGTTACCTGATGATCAGGCTAGAGTCCTCTGCACTTACCTAAGATGACCTTTTCTGCGGCAGGGTGGATTTTCCTCAGCACTAGTAGATCACTGCCACACACACCAACAAACCCGACCTTGACCACTACATCAAACGGGTTAGTGACAGTTGGAACAGGAACCTCCACCATTGACAGCTTCTCGCTTTTGGCGTCCCACTGTAGTGCTTTCATCGTGGTCGCCAtcttgggaggggggcaaaacgtTAGGCAAAATGCCACAGCTACTAGTATTAAAAGGTCTAATGTCAAGGATCTTGCTGTCGCGGAATGTTAAACCTCACTCATATTCacacatgaaaaaaataacCTTTCTAATATATAATGTAACTTGAGGGAACAACCTTGTCCTTTAGGAATGAGTAGTTTCAGACAATGTGCAATTCTAAAGATATATACAGCTGAATTTTAAAGAATAGATATTAAAACCTGGAAAACAGGTTTTTCCACTGCAGACAAATTTGTGTGGAGAAAAGCCCTAGAGGCAtacagggttggacaagttggtggtaagttttgggaaagccaaCTACAGCCAAGTGCAGCCAAGGAAACATGCCTATCTCACTTGTACGATGTCTCACCTGGTCCCCAGTCAAAGAAAATATACCCTCCTGTCTCACctgctgcaaatacacctgtctCACCTGCTGCAGCTGTATGGTGTCTCACTTAATCCTcagttaatttgattataaagAAAAACACACCTATTTCACCCTGATCTGATGATGTCTCATCTGAACCACAGGTTaagcaggtaaaagaacccaccacacttattgaaaagattaTGGGCCCATcgactccatccaggtgtgagtggatctAACCTTACGTCTTATAATTACATGGCTTGTACTTACTGCACTGGTGGGTTGCACCTTAAAGTTAcacagagcattttatgtggcttgaaaactggaaatattctagttgctgtaatctttatgaaattgacatttaatgccactgtttaccacatttgcgtgcggatttcttatcaaaagcggcacaaaaataagctacatggtaatcttttagtttcacgcgcctagtgtaaatagaccgatgcCATAGCCCCGCTCACCTTCGTCAAAACGTAggaatgcaaaattaaaacataaagatgcagacatcagttctcaccacacaacgacatcatatctttgctcctttaatgttgatatgtaatggtatagtatcattgaaacttactatgtgtagaaatgactagaaattggagttttttttagtcaagtttcaagcctcataagttgctctggatgcctttaagatggTTTACCAGTTAAAGCAGACAAACATATACTATTTGCCTCTTATTTGTCAAAAAGAGGCCGTCCAAACAGCCAAACACATTCACATTGTGACAAGTTTTGAATGTACCTCGTAACCCTAATATGATAGCCTGGTTTTAAAGAAGCGCAAATCTGAAGATCCCAAGACCTCCTGTCTTCCCATAACGTTATGAGTACTTACCATGTCATTGGATTATAGAGGGTTTAGCAGTAGTGCACTGTGTCCTCATCAGGTTCTGTTCTGATAATAGTTGGCTGAGTCCAAATTCTAGAATCATCTGTAGACTTTTACTTGCAGCTCAACTTTGACCTCTGTCCTCCATTCAAGGTCCAATTACGTTTAACCAGGCTATCCCATTGGAAGATAAGGGGGGAGTAAAAGGGTGTTGGGGAACTTGCTTCAGCAAATGCTCATTTAGGAACACTAAGTGTGTGAGGTCCATAGTGACAATTTGATATCAAGTAACAGTTGCACTCATGCATGGGGTCGGTCTACAAAGAGGGTTAACCATGGAATATAAAtaatgaccacaatgatttAAGTTTTTGTGAATATTCATAAAAGGCTTCTTACTTTATATATTCATCCCCCGAAATTTGACTTATGTCCCTTGTTTCTGGGTGAAGCATGCTCCTTGTACCATCACtggcatactgtaattcactttataaTTATCTTCATggaagcaaaatttcacggtgttcggaaaatcaacattttgattttcactgaactttaacttcacggtggcggcaagtgatttacagaaggatgtgtgaaggaatcataaataataactacaggtttttcatgttgatgataagttcacggtacagaggtgaccgtgaaaacagtgaacataaagttacagtgaaagaaacaagaattacagtactcgtATCAGTCTTAGGTTTTGTTTCAGCATTAAACTGTGTGATCACGAACTTCAAGACACTACTTAATAGCAGATGAAAAATCTATTTTGAATTTGACACAGAGGTTAAAATTCCAGAAATTTCCAAAGTCTTGAATGTCAGAAATAGGTCAAAAGTGGTTCAGACACATACAAATGGACATGCGTCAGTAAGTGTCAGTAAGTgtcctgtacatgtagtgaCACACCTGTTAGACTCTACTGGACAGCGTTGTACACAAACCTAATCCCTCTCTGTCCTCAGTGTCTGATCTTACAATAGCAACATCGTTAATTCTCATGTCCGTAATTCTCATTTTCATAGCTAACAGACTAGTGATCTAGACCCTTAGCATGTCCTAATTTGATAATTTACCGCACGGAGATCACTGACATATTTTCCTGTGCAGTAAAGCCATAGTCTCTTTCAAGTGTTGTTGCCATTAGATTGTTTACTAGAGTGTGTCAAAGACTCCAAACCCATACATTTTCAGAAGGGGCCCGGTAACACAGAATCAAAGAAGGCAATTACATTATGTGGTCACCTCGCCACAAATAAGACAACTTTTCCTATGAATTACAGGAAATAAGATAAACTTGCTGATGCCCTACGGAAAAAGGGCAAAgccaacataaagaaaacgggacaaaatgacaaaatagctTAAGAGCCTTAAATCaggtcaaaaaacagccggagccaaacctctgcttggagagtagtcattTAGACCCCCTTTCATGTAATCAGCTATTTAAAGATTACTGGTGACATTGTTAAATATCAGCAAATGATATTGAATGTGTTTTGTCAGAActtttcaatatttcaaaaccACTTTTTCACAAAGGATACTACTATATATGTAGCTATAGCTTAAAGACCAGCTGTATTTCTAGCAGAAAGTGcaaaattcaatgtttctgCTGTATTTCTTAATTGACACCATTTTTGGCACtatttagcctgagtgccatccaaTTACTACTGGGGCTCATACACTGGAGTGTCCTGATTTTTGTAGGGCAaggaatgtacatgtgtaggagCCTGGTAGTATCAAATCAGATAGACATATACTGGCATGGCAGATGACTTTCTGTCAGGAAGCAGCACACTTCATTAGTGTTTGGCAGAAGATATCACGCACTGATATATTACTTCCTCTCTGTACTGTATCAAACTCTTATCACTGCCATGTCTCCTTCCTCCAGATATGAGGTGGTTGTGAGGTGTCTTAAGTAACACCTGTTATGTCTTAAAGGAGACATCTCCTGTAGATATATGACTGTCTAATCCTGGTCCATCTTCAGGGTTAAGCCAAGAGGGCAGGGGTCATTTGTCATCCTGACACTTGCATGTCCTTTTCAGGGGAATTTTGAACCTTAAGAAATGAGATgagaagatgtgaaaaagtacCCATTGACAATCTGtgatactagagttccacgatctcatacctttgccagATGGTGTTACCCTTTATGACTTACACCTTAGACCTACAGGCACATTGAGTAGCAAACTTCCATCTAAATGTAGTTCTGTTGGCTGCTgtgcaaagaaggctattgtaacaTTTCCTCAGcagttatgtaaatgaggccctgatttgcatgattcatgtctatattgttcacctttactcaACTTCCAAATACTGCAAGTGTGAAAACCCATCATTTATAGTCTCTGTTCAACTATAAAATCACAACTATAGCATATGCAGAACATAAGAAATCGAAACCGTAAGCTCTGATGCAGTAACATAGAAAGCCACCAGGTGGCCTTTGTTTTCCTAACACCAACACACCTACCGAATACTAAGTAAAAGTATTATGcggatccatccacaacttctcgagttatgctatctattaacaaactaacaaacaaacaaacacactcaaacagcaacgaaaacacaaccttcttggtgaaggtaactaGCACACTAATCATAACTAATGAAATTCAGTGGGTTGTCCATTCTTCAGAAGTGTCCAGTTCCATGCAATTAGAGGCCAGTTGTAACCTTGATTTTCCAACCATATTACTCCTTGCCATAACAGAGCGAAAGTCAAATTGCACCCACACCTAATCCCTGACCTCAAGTGTAGCATTGTCAAGAAACCACCTGCTCATATCTTCAACAAGTTCAAGCTGCAACTCGAGCAAATCAACCTTCTTACATTGCCTCAAGGCCTGAAGAACATCTTGAGCAACACCTGCTGTATGTTAAAGAAGGTGCCACCTGTACCTTCTGAACTTTGTCCATCTTTAGTGTGTGTTGTGTGGTATAATTTAGGCAGGGTGTAAATTGGCCCAGAACCCTTAGGTAAAAAGCCATGAAAGGAGAGGGATACCGTGCCCtatacacagtggataacaacccactgcccctacggcctcaaaaaggctatgggactaccttttagGACCAGTATGGAATGCAATCATTCAGACTAATTAATATAAGTCATCTATTTTTCAGAATCAGACACCAGTGCTAGTAATTGAGATCAGtatgaaatgtaaacatttttgcatttacagtactacattgtacatgtacattacctgGTCTACTGTATGTATATAGTATAAGTTTTACAAGTATGGGTAACTATTAGCTTCATCCTAAGCTCTTAGCTCCCATTATGTACCTACCGGTAATACCTTTTCAGCATGAAGAAAAAGAGAGGCAAgtgttgtacagtagaatccgcttaactgcaccaccaatttgtcagcgtttttggtgcaattatccggctggtgcaattatgcgaaatgcccagctggaccgcaccatcATGGGCGGGGGtatattgttagtcagaaacactagcacaacgaaacatgaccctttgctgaaaataaagaaatgactacgactGATAGACctattttgattttgcattctttcatttttctatgcgatctaccgcattaatttacaacacacgtaacgttacaggggaggtattctgaaacatcgtcatgggataacagtttctgtgttacattacgtagagtacagtCGTCGAtatacgtaaatcatgtaccgccatgaaactaggaacttaaactaaaacttggttactgattacgggtgagcccGGAGCAGTGCCCCCcctcatgtctggacagatttgactgtcgacaccatggtagtgaatttGCAATGTATCCattgggtagatatggttagatgacttagatcagtgacagatcattctccttatagcagagccgaacccgcatTTACctcgacgcggattcagctctgccataaaagaatgtgacagatgatcacgtcagcaccgcaccgccaaaagcgactacTATGTCTGCCTACGTATTTGTAGCCCTTGCTGAGTCGCTGTAcggtttccgactgaatgtgacgtaaagacgccggtctttcattattgcagcagtatgtgactatagcgctgctgcgaacctcaaaccaccgaaaacaccccatgtcatccttaacgcgaaatcaaatccccgcgaacttgaatgcattcatagtaataagacagtgtacaggtagagaccaatctttattgagtacagcgtaatgccgcctttggtaggcgtgcgtttCTTAATGGTTCctacacgccccgtgacccgcccgggacctcccatacgattcctatcaagttgaacgtaactgtcaatggagaccgccttcttttgttactcataacagttttaaacatattggcggtattgcgcctttacaccggcaagtatcggctcatttgtacagcgtttgccgatttttaagtcaacttgtggaggatttttgaaaaattttggtgcagttatccggcattggtgacaatgcgtggtgcagatatgcggagtcactaacaatgcagtgaatgggaaccggtttgggattttgggatttggtgcaattaaatggagtgtgcgtttatccgaggtgcaattaagtggcttggTCTGTATCTTTAAAGATGTCGTCGAAAGATTGCCTTTTATTCTCAAGTAGGAGACAGTTTGAGATTGAGCAGCCCCGGACTTGAAGGACTGAGCCTTTGTCTTAAGTCCCAGGTGTCATCCTTCCGATGTCTTCCAGTTCCCCACTGAAGAAGAGCAGATGCAAGTCTTGTATATTTAAAAACACATCAGAGATAGATTTATGTCTTCCTAGACGTCCTTCCAGTACATCTTGTAGCTGATAGTTTGAGGACAGAGCTTGTGTTGTGAAATACAAGAGGCGAGTATTACAGTCTCCAAACCTGGGCCACCAGCTCATTACCCAACGCgttaaccgctaggctaaaaggtccggaccagtccGGACCAGTTCGTCCACAAATCTCCAAGTTCAATATCCCTGTGCAGCACTTTTGCCATTACTCACATTGGTATGGAAACCACTGAAACACAggaggcgagtagtacagtctcctggctcctgggTTTCGAACCCGTGCCAAACCCGGGACGCCAGCTCATAACCCATCACACTAACCTCTAGGCTAAAAGTTCCAGACCAGTTAGAACTTgaagcttgaaccacactgttacagtgTATATTGTGAGGAAGACCAGAGGGTTGTCTTTTAGGGAAAAGACATCCATCATATTTGTATTCCATCcttatagttacatgtatatttttgtttcaGTACAAGCTAGCTAATGAtttgttgtaacttgtagtaCCTCCTTCAGGCCAGTTCAAAGAAGGTCCAACAACAACATTGAAACTCAAACCTGTCAAGTACATTCTGGAACAGGTGCATGTAGATTATAAAGAGACATATCCAGTAAAATCAGCACAATCCTAATGTAAATGCtttgttgtatgtatgtatgtatcgtTTTTACCTgtgcaaaaataaagaaaaaaattaaacttgTAACACACCTTCAAGTTGTGAAGTTCACTGTACAAAAAATCCCATATGTCGCTTTGAGAAATGGCTGCAAAATTTTCATTGCTGTATTATTACATACATCCCACCTCCAGCCGTCATAACTTACCAAAAATTCAATATAGCTGTCATCCTCAGTCATACGCCCCTCAGTCTGCCCTTCTCAAAgcaattttcttcttctgagACAATCAAAACTCTACTGCCATTTCACTTTGTCCTGTACCATTCAGATAACGGATAATGACTGCTGAGCATCTCATCTAATATTGCAGCTTATCTGGACCAGTTTAATATCTTGTGTGTCTGTAATTTCTACCTGAATGAATAATTTCAACACTCTATGATATTTGGGAAAAAATCCAGACTTCTTGAATATCTAGCTCTTATACAAGATATATACATCACAACTTTTCATTGGCCACTTTTTGTTCAGCTGTCTGCTTACCAAACAGAATTATGAGAACATAACTCTGAGCTGAGTGATTGATTTCTTTTGCAGAACATATTTAACATCCGAGATGGTCCCTGctttatatctacatgtaagatATGACAGTCACGTTTATCGTTTGTCTGGTTCATCTATACCACCTCATCTCATGTCGTACCATCTGAAATGATGTTCCATAATTTTCCTCCTTGTGGCATCAGTCCAGACATGTAATATTGCAGGCATGCCAGACTTATTAAATGgcaaaatgaatgaaagaatgcagTTTCCCTGATTTCATATTGTACAATTAGTTTTCATCTTGATAAAGTTCCTTTTCCAATTAGAGTGTTCATGTATCACACAAGAGATAATTTTGTTTCTGTGCAAAAAATGATAGAGAGCATCTCATCATTGCATTTAATGTTGCAGTGAGAAAGATGACAAGGAACCTTAGTTTATGACTGTCCTTTTGTAAGGTTCTATGGAGTAGTCCCAAAACAACTGAGGCTACAGTCAGGGAGCCTTTACTTTGACATAATCGTATTAAGAGAGTTGGTTGGAATTCCCTTCTATCATAATTTGGAGCGTTCACACACTCGGATGGATCTTACACTGACAAAGTAGATGGATCACAAGCAATTCCGGAGGTCGAAAGCAGATGTTAAGTTTCTTCCCACATCTTTTAGTGTATAGGCCGGCGGTggccatctccatttctatagcccttggccAAACTGGTCACTACAGTAGTAGTCTGGacccccacacgatagatatttcagagattggggATCTGGCATCCAGGGTGCTATAGTAGGGGATAGTCTACTAGTCCGCTGGTGTGTGTTCGACTCTTatatttacctttgccaagaaggttaatactagtagtatatttTTTCTCATATTAATTGCTGAGTGCTAAATGGAGAGaacagtatactagtatacatgtacccaCGACCTTCCAAaagcaaggcaaacactctaaaCCCCAAGG
Proteins encoded in this region:
- the LOC136443431 gene encoding uncharacterized protein isoform X1 codes for the protein MMATTMKALQWDAKSEKLSMVEVPVPTVTNPFDVVVKVGFVGVCGSDLLVLRKIHPAAEKVILGHEFAGTVHAVGTMVSSLQVGDRVCVNPNGNCNGCRFCIRGQPHFCTTGKSAKNIRDLGIFWDGAMAEFCMVPADQVFRIPDDMSIQQAVLCEPYSCVIHGYERISPLLPETRILILGAGIIGMLFAALFQHRGFPDVTVSEPSELRRKTVSNIGKGCKGVSPTELKSLSTEKDAEDVGFDVIVDTSGVPMATQQAIPLLRHGGKLLIFGCCPADKQLSFNPHDAWMKEITILTSRINPFCFPKAIGLVNNMAADYLSFEQLGVKVFSMDDYQDAIEMLKKGEITKALMEPSGLGECNNV
- the LOC136443431 gene encoding uncharacterized protein isoform X2, with product MATTMKALQWDAKSEKLSMVEVPVPTVTNPFDVVVKVGFVGVCGSDLLVLRKIHPAAEKVILGHEFAGTVHAVGTMVSSLQVGDRVCVNPNGNCNGCRFCIRGQPHFCTTGKSAKNIRDLGIFWDGAMAEFCMVPADQVFRIPDDMSIQQAVLCEPYSCVIHGYERISPLLPETRILILGAGIIGMLFAALFQHRGFPDVTVSEPSELRRKTVSNIGKGCKGVSPTELKSLSTEKDAEDVGFDVIVDTSGVPMATQQAIPLLRHGGKLLIFGCCPADKQLSFNPHDAWMKEITILTSRINPFCFPKAIGLVNNMAADYLSFEQLGVKVFSMDDYQDAIEMLKKGEITKALMEPSGLGECNNV